The Spirochaetota bacterium genome includes a region encoding these proteins:
- the icd gene encoding isocitrate dehydrogenase (NADP(+)) has protein sequence MIERKIDYHAGKLETPDNPIILYIEGDGTGPDIWRATKMVLDAAVEKTYSGKREIHWKEILAGEKAFRQTGSYLPEETIDNIGEYKIAIKGPLTTPVGGGFRSINVTLRQRLKLHACVRPVKYIKGIPSVVKRPDDVDMIIFRENMEDVYSGIEWEAGSPEAISVIDFLNMKMGQNLSLDTGIGIKPISKINTKNLVRSAIEYALKNDRKSITLVHKGNIMKFTEGAFRDWGYEVIKEEFEDFTLTEDELINKYNGVQPEGKILVKDRIADAMFQQILLRPKEYDIIATPNLNGDYLSDALAAQVGGLGMAPGANIGDNAAIFEATHGTAPKYAGLDKVNPGSLILSGELMLRFLGWIEAADRLNHALAKTIQQKRVTYDLERQMDRATLLSCSEFGIAIIENM, from the coding sequence ATGATAGAGAGGAAGATAGATTATCATGCTGGGAAGCTTGAGACACCTGATAATCCAATAATTCTATATATTGAAGGGGATGGGACCGGGCCTGATATCTGGAGAGCAACTAAGATGGTCCTCGATGCAGCGGTAGAGAAGACATACAGCGGCAAGAGAGAAATTCACTGGAAGGAGATACTGGCAGGTGAAAAGGCATTCAGGCAAACCGGCAGCTATCTACCAGAAGAGACGATAGATAATATAGGGGAATATAAGATTGCTATTAAGGGCCCCCTCACAACACCTGTGGGAGGTGGATTCAGAAGTATAAATGTTACGCTTAGGCAGAGGTTGAAATTGCATGCCTGTGTCCGGCCTGTGAAATATATCAAGGGAATACCCAGTGTTGTTAAAAGACCCGATGACGTGGATATGATAATCTTTAGGGAGAACATGGAGGATGTGTATTCAGGGATTGAATGGGAAGCAGGATCGCCTGAAGCTATTAGTGTAATAGATTTCCTAAACATGAAGATGGGGCAAAACCTGTCCTTGGATACTGGCATTGGGATAAAGCCTATAAGCAAAATAAATACTAAAAATCTCGTAAGGAGCGCAATAGAATATGCCCTTAAAAACGATCGAAAGAGTATTACGCTTGTGCATAAGGGAAATATTATGAAGTTCACCGAGGGGGCATTCAGGGATTGGGGCTATGAGGTGATTAAAGAGGAATTTGAGGATTTCACACTAACAGAGGATGAACTCATAAATAAATATAATGGTGTACAACCTGAAGGTAAGATTTTAGTTAAGGACAGAATTGCTGATGCAATGTTTCAGCAGATTCTGCTGCGTCCCAAGGAATATGATATTATTGCAACTCCAAATCTTAATGGCGATTATCTGTCAGATGCGTTAGCGGCTCAGGTCGGAGGATTGGGGATGGCCCCAGGGGCCAATATTGGGGATAATGCTGCAATCTTTGAAGCTACCCATGGCACTGCTCCCAAATATGCTGGTTTGGACAAGGTTAATCCCGGCTCGCTTATTTTATCTGGCGAGCTTATGCTCAGGTTTCTGGGATGGATTGAAGCAGCAGATAGACTCAACCATGCTCTAGCGAAGACGATACAACAGAAGAGGGTTACCTATGACTTGGAAAGGCAGATGGATAGAGCAACACTATTAAGTTGTTCTGAATTTGGTATAGCCATTATTGAGAACATGTAA
- a CDS encoding GGDEF domain-containing protein gives MEDNVTFLQQVDIFSLLTIDEINIVISRLQFVDIDENKILFQEGDEGNELFIVKMGRVASSVLLPNGNKREIAEFTSGDFFGEMSIFENAPRSATCCTKDKCLLISLRERDFFELILYYPHIAIKMMYRMLNITTERLLEKSKFLSDMVQWGEEARRRAITDELTGIYNRRFLDDALEDHFQKARGSDKSLSMIMIDIDNFKKISEIYGHQKVNHVVLQVVEVFKKHIRGKDILARYGGDEFTILLPDTEMNKAREIAERIGRDVAEINLSQMFNGQVTQITVSQGISTYPENVEDLQNLCKLADRHLYRAKVEGRNRVICSE, from the coding sequence ATGGAAGATAACGTAACATTCTTACAACAGGTAGATATCTTCTCATTGCTTACAATCGATGAGATCAACATAGTGATTAGTCGGTTGCAATTTGTTGATATTGATGAAAACAAGATCCTCTTTCAAGAGGGTGATGAGGGGAATGAGCTATTCATTGTGAAGATGGGCAGGGTGGCAAGTTCAGTTCTGCTCCCGAACGGAAATAAGCGGGAAATAGCTGAATTCACTTCAGGAGATTTTTTCGGAGAGATGTCAATATTTGAAAATGCGCCACGCTCAGCTACCTGTTGTACTAAGGATAAGTGTTTGCTAATATCGCTTCGTGAGAGGGATTTTTTTGAGCTGATATTATATTATCCTCATATTGCTATAAAGATGATGTATAGGATGTTGAATATTACAACTGAGCGGTTATTGGAGAAGAGCAAGTTTTTATCTGATATGGTTCAATGGGGTGAGGAGGCGAGAAGGCGGGCGATTACTGATGAACTCACTGGGATCTACAATAGACGATTTCTTGATGATGCTTTGGAAGATCATTTCCAAAAAGCAAGGGGTAGTGACAAATCACTCTCCATGATTATGATTGATATTGACAATTTCAAAAAGATCAGTGAAATATATGGTCATCAAAAGGTGAATCATGTAGTCCTGCAGGTTGTTGAGGTTTTCAAGAAACATATACGGGGGAAGGACATCCTTGCCAGATATGGAGGAGATGAATTCACAATCCTTCTGCCTGATACGGAGATGAATAAAGCCAGGGAAATCGCTGAAAGGATTGGCAGGGATGTTGCTGAAATAAATCTATCCCAGATGTTTAATGGTCAGGTTACACAGATAACCGTAAGTCAGGGGATATCGACCTATCCTGAAAATGTGGAAGACCTGCAAAACCTATGCAAACTAGCAGATCGACATCTCTACAGGGCAAAGGTAGAGGGAAGAAACAGGGTGATTTGCTCAGAATGA
- a CDS encoding GGDEF domain-containing protein yields the protein MGEIPLREKIDLLKTASLFSSLMEMDLEVVARYSEYLHYNKGEIIFSEGSQEDGLYIIKEGEALITKHKDDDKEINIARFISGECFGEMELLKNTPRNATAIAEEETTLLRFPKKGIVFRDVLQKYPEISARILHTLLGIIASRIRNTNRLITEKSPWIRDLRRQLYSDQLTGLYNRSFLHEDFATLLPEYGENTSLIMIKPDNFKVINDKYGHDAGDKVLRMMAIFVQSILREDDVGVRYRGDEFVAILPDTGLETAFKIAGEINTTLFEMDISHITSDINFNVTFSIGIAVYPIHANESAQLIKLAYEKMFEARRSGGNRIISV from the coding sequence ATGGGGGAAATACCATTGAGAGAGAAGATCGACTTATTAAAGACTGCCAGCCTCTTCTCAAGTCTGATGGAGATGGATCTGGAAGTTGTAGCCAGGTATAGTGAATATCTTCATTATAATAAGGGAGAGATTATCTTCAGCGAAGGGAGTCAAGAAGATGGGCTATATATAATAAAGGAAGGAGAGGCCCTCATCACTAAGCATAAGGATGATGATAAAGAGATAAACATAGCTCGGTTTATTTCAGGTGAATGTTTTGGTGAGATGGAACTATTAAAGAATACCCCTAGAAACGCGACAGCAATTGCGGAAGAGGAAACGACACTTCTACGTTTCCCCAAAAAAGGGATTGTCTTTAGGGATGTATTACAAAAATATCCTGAGATTTCAGCACGAATATTGCATACACTGCTGGGTATTATTGCAAGCAGGATACGCAACACAAATAGGCTTATTACTGAGAAGTCCCCATGGATTCGAGATTTAAGAAGGCAGCTCTATAGCGATCAACTTACAGGACTCTATAATCGATCTTTTTTGCATGAGGATTTTGCTACGCTTTTGCCGGAATATGGCGAAAATACCAGTTTAATTATGATAAAGCCCGATAACTTTAAAGTGATAAATGACAAGTATGGCCATGATGCAGGGGATAAGGTGTTGAGAATGATGGCAATATTTGTTCAATCAATATTGAGGGAAGATGATGTTGGGGTTAGATATAGGGGTGATGAGTTTGTTGCAATACTTCCAGACACAGGATTAGAGACTGCATTCAAGATTGCAGGGGAAATCAATACAACCTTATTCGAGATGGACATAAGTCATATCACAAGCGATATAAATTTCAACGTTACTTTCAGCATAGGAATTGCTGTATACCCCATTCACGCTAATGAAAGCGCACAGCTTATTAAGCTGGCTTATGAGAAGATGTTTGAGGCAAGAAGAAGTGGCGGCAATCGTATTATATCTGTTTAA
- a CDS encoding RluA family pseudouridine synthase: MMNHTVPEGVVESRLERYAFDVFDEILPTRKSVRKAIKRGEIRVDGKICDPGFWIKPGQDVELHRLQTSTPRPFRFPLRIVFEDQWLAVVEKPPGFAVNGNRYRTVENMLLYNLNTSNQKDALRWPKPVHRLDNSTGGLMIAAKTHLSLVRLGWQFQGREVRKRYRAIVIGRLEGSGSIQYPLDGRNAETIFTAVEHVPSLKNGWVTLIDLWSRTGRTHQLRRHLSNLGFPILGDKLYGVEGEILRSKGLFLWGVEISFKHPISGSELSFRIKEADKFDSFLRREKRRWGKYH; encoded by the coding sequence ATGATGAATCATACAGTACCTGAAGGAGTAGTTGAATCAAGGCTTGAGAGATATGCCTTTGATGTCTTTGATGAGATACTACCCACACGGAAGAGTGTTAGAAAAGCTATTAAGCGTGGAGAAATTCGGGTTGATGGCAAAATATGTGATCCAGGTTTTTGGATTAAACCCGGTCAGGATGTAGAGCTACATCGTCTACAGACATCAACACCAAGACCATTTCGATTTCCGCTGAGAATAGTTTTTGAGGACCAATGGTTGGCTGTTGTGGAAAAACCGCCAGGTTTTGCAGTTAATGGAAACCGATACAGGACAGTAGAGAATATGCTTCTCTATAACCTGAATACATCTAATCAGAAAGATGCCTTAAGATGGCCAAAGCCTGTTCACCGTTTGGATAATTCTACTGGTGGTTTGATGATTGCCGCAAAGACACATTTATCATTAGTCAGATTAGGGTGGCAATTTCAGGGAAGGGAGGTGCGGAAAAGATATAGAGCCATTGTTATCGGAAGGCTTGAAGGCAGTGGATCAATACAATATCCCCTGGATGGCCGGAATGCGGAGACAATATTCACGGCAGTTGAACATGTTCCCTCTCTCAAAAATGGCTGGGTGACATTGATTGACCTGTGGTCTAGGACAGGAAGAACCCATCAGCTCCGTCGTCATCTGTCAAATCTGGGATTTCCCATTCTTGGTGATAAACTATATGGAGTGGAGGGTGAAATCCTTAGGAGCAAGGGATTATTCCTCTGGGGTGTTGAGATTTCCTTTAAACATCCTATCAGCGGCTCTGAGTTAAGTTTTAGGATAAAGGAAGCGGATAAGTTCGATTCATTTTTGAGACGTGAGAAGAGGAGATGGGGGAAATACCATTGA